The Cyclobacteriaceae bacterium genome includes a region encoding these proteins:
- the pbpC gene encoding penicillin-binding protein 1C, translated as MVLLLWYFFSLPQKLFNSSYSTVLEDHSGHLLSAAIASDGQWRFPEIDTVNEKFQKAIIAYEDKRFMNHLGIDILALGRAIRMNIQAGHVVSGGSTLTMQTIRLSRKNPDRTVFQKIIEVILATRAELRYSKKEILQFYASHAPFGGNVVGIEAACWRYFGRSSAELSWGEAALLAVLPNNPSLIHLARNRDLLKAKRNHLLEKLFQQHELDEISFQLAITEPIPEKPQPLPRYASHLLDQVVKAGYRQKVVRSSVDQEIQIRAEQIVDDHFQRIQANQVFNAAALIVDVRSGEVLAYVGNTKSGDDHEQSVDVIQAPRSTGSILKPFLFAAMLDEGKMLPGTLIPDVPTLISGFAPKNFSRQYDGAVPADKALIRSLNVPTIYELKDYRYEKFYRLLQSIGMSTLKKSPDHYGLSLVLGGAEGSLWDITGMYASAARTLNNYFQYPGKDRYNRMDFHSPLFTRTNFPDTVLESSSYLSASSLWLTFETLKELYRPGEETGWQHFSSTTPIAWKTGTSFGFRDGWAVGVTPDYAVGVWVGNADGEGRPGLTGTEAAAPLMFDLFAILHGQTWFQKPQSELTSAAVCSMSGQRASSLCDKVDTVSIPVAGLTSALCQYHKLIHLSPDMKYRVHSECASVNEMKSVSWFVLPAIQEYYFKIGNLYYRSLPAYRNDCADPASIASMDIIYPKVNSKIYLPVQLDGKTSTTVFEATHRNSASVIFWHIDGHFLGSTQKSHRFSIGAKQGQHVLTLVDDLGETIQRSFTVISGD; from the coding sequence ATGGTATTATTGCTCTGGTACTTTTTTTCTCTTCCTCAAAAACTCTTCAATAGCTCATACTCCACTGTTCTGGAAGATCATTCCGGTCATTTACTTTCAGCAGCGATTGCTTCTGATGGACAATGGCGATTTCCCGAGATAGACACCGTTAATGAAAAATTTCAGAAAGCCATTATTGCTTATGAGGATAAACGCTTCATGAATCATCTAGGCATTGATATTCTTGCATTGGGCAGAGCGATAAGAATGAATATTCAGGCGGGTCATGTGGTTAGCGGGGGTAGTACACTTACCATGCAAACGATTCGGTTGTCAAGGAAGAATCCAGACCGCACCGTCTTTCAAAAGATCATAGAGGTAATTCTTGCCACACGTGCTGAGCTTCGCTATTCAAAAAAAGAAATCCTGCAATTCTATGCATCACATGCACCTTTCGGAGGTAATGTGGTTGGAATCGAAGCTGCATGCTGGCGCTACTTTGGAAGGAGTTCCGCGGAATTGTCATGGGGAGAAGCAGCATTGCTGGCAGTACTTCCGAATAATCCATCATTGATTCATCTTGCCAGGAACCGTGATCTTCTCAAGGCAAAGCGTAATCATCTTCTTGAAAAATTATTTCAGCAGCATGAGCTTGATGAGATCAGTTTTCAACTTGCAATAACAGAACCTATTCCTGAGAAACCTCAGCCCTTGCCACGGTATGCATCACATTTGCTGGATCAGGTGGTGAAAGCGGGGTACAGACAGAAGGTAGTGAGATCTTCTGTTGATCAGGAGATTCAGATCAGGGCAGAGCAGATAGTGGATGATCACTTTCAAAGAATACAAGCCAATCAGGTTTTTAATGCAGCTGCTTTAATTGTGGATGTAAGGTCAGGCGAAGTGCTTGCATATGTAGGAAATACAAAATCAGGAGATGACCACGAACAAAGCGTTGATGTCATCCAGGCTCCCAGAAGTACAGGCAGCATTCTTAAACCTTTCCTTTTCGCAGCCATGCTTGATGAAGGTAAAATGCTTCCTGGTACGTTGATACCTGACGTTCCAACTTTGATCAGTGGATTTGCGCCGAAGAATTTCTCACGACAGTATGACGGAGCAGTTCCTGCCGATAAGGCCCTAATCCGATCTTTAAATGTTCCAACAATTTATGAGCTTAAGGATTATCGCTATGAAAAATTTTATAGGCTTCTTCAAAGCATCGGAATGAGTACATTAAAAAAATCCCCAGACCATTATGGATTGTCGCTGGTGTTGGGAGGTGCGGAAGGTTCATTATGGGATATCACAGGAATGTATGCTTCTGCGGCACGTACACTGAATAATTATTTTCAATATCCCGGGAAGGATCGATACAATAGAATGGATTTTCATTCGCCTTTATTTACACGTACAAATTTTCCCGATACAGTTCTTGAGTCGTCCTCATACCTAAGTGCTTCATCACTCTGGCTGACATTTGAAACTTTAAAAGAATTATATCGGCCGGGTGAAGAAACCGGATGGCAGCATTTTAGCAGCACGACACCTATTGCGTGGAAGACAGGAACAAGCTTTGGATTCAGGGATGGTTGGGCAGTTGGTGTAACTCCGGATTATGCAGTAGGAGTATGGGTCGGAAATGCAGATGGTGAAGGAAGACCTGGATTAACCGGTACTGAAGCAGCAGCTCCATTAATGTTTGATCTGTTTGCTATTCTTCATGGTCAGACATGGTTTCAGAAACCTCAATCAGAATTAACAAGTGCTGCAGTATGTTCAATGAGTGGTCAACGTGCGTCATCATTGTGTGATAAGGTTGATACAGTATCAATTCCAGTAGCAGGACTGACTTCTGCTTTATGTCAATACCATAAACTAATTCATTTGTCTCCCGACATGAAATATCGTGTACACAGTGAGTGTGCATCTGTAAATGAAATGAAGTCTGTAAGTTGGTTTGTGCTCCCCGCTATTCAGGAGTATTATTTTAAGATCGGAAACTTGTACTATCGTTCGCTTCCTGCGTATCGGAATGATTGTGCTGATCCAGCATCTATCGCATCAATGGATATTATTTATCCTAAAGTCAATTCAAAAATATATCTGCCAGTACAGTTGGATGGAAAAACAAGCACTACCGTATTTGAAGCTACACATCGGAATTCCGCTTCAGTTATTTTCTGGCATATTGATGGGCACTTTCTCGGATCAACTCAAAAGAGTCATCGTTTTTCGATAGGAGCCAAACAAGGGCAGCATGTTCTTACGCTCGTAGATGACTTGGGTGAGACCATACAACGCTCATTTACCGTAATTTCAGGTGATTAA
- a CDS encoding OmpA family protein, with translation MKTIGLISILFFALVGQANSQQNIPLIHSGFVVVVGAFSVEANAEKCVVFAKKKGLTPQVELNNFKNLYYVVVLETEDRDAALAEAKRIRGTGSFRDTWVFRGAVKDLAAADEHKDFHPVTEQPVITEPVVEQAEPVVVEEPKKMSAADSARLVEERIKAEVDKQVMATKKGEIGRLDYIFFYKDAAVLRPESKYEVDKLVQILKDNPKEEIRIHGHTNGNDPGKIIKRPPTSKDYFSLDGTVEDYGSAKKLSELRANEIRDYLIAHGIDKKRMTVKAWGGKKALFKVDDEKAEANVRVEIEIVK, from the coding sequence ATGAAAACGATTGGCTTGATTTCTATTTTGTTTTTTGCTCTTGTGGGGCAGGCAAACTCCCAACAAAATATACCACTGATACACAGTGGATTTGTCGTGGTAGTGGGTGCGTTTTCTGTTGAAGCAAATGCAGAAAAATGTGTCGTTTTCGCAAAGAAAAAAGGACTTACTCCCCAGGTTGAATTAAACAATTTCAAGAATTTATACTATGTTGTTGTGCTTGAAACCGAAGATCGTGATGCTGCCCTTGCTGAAGCTAAGCGCATTCGTGGAACGGGTTCATTCAGAGACACCTGGGTTTTCAGAGGAGCTGTAAAAGATCTTGCAGCTGCAGATGAACACAAAGACTTTCATCCTGTTACTGAGCAGCCAGTCATTACCGAACCGGTGGTTGAACAAGCTGAACCTGTTGTGGTTGAAGAACCTAAGAAAATGAGCGCAGCGGATTCAGCTCGTCTTGTTGAGGAAAGAATTAAAGCGGAAGTCGACAAACAGGTGATGGCTACTAAAAAGGGAGAAATTGGAAGACTTGACTATATATTCTTCTATAAGGATGCTGCTGTATTAAGACCGGAATCGAAATATGAAGTTGACAAACTTGTTCAGATTCTTAAGGACAATCCAAAGGAAGAAATTCGTATACATGGTCATACCAATGGAAATGACCCTGGTAAAATCATCAAGCGCCCTCCAACAAGCAAAGATTATTTCTCGCTGGATGGCACTGTAGAAGATTATGGTTCGGCAAAGAAACTTTCAGAGTTGCGCGCCAACGAAATCCGTGATTACCTGATCGCCCATGGCATTGACAAGAAAAGAATGACCGTTAAGGCGTGGGGCGGAAAGAAAGCTCTCTTTAAAGTCGACGATGAAAAGGCTGAAGCCAACGTTCGTGTAGAGATCGAAATTGTAAAATAA
- a CDS encoding OmpA family protein, whose product MKALTISFWIIAFSALCTSVVAQSAPQEYYVTIGVFAVQDNAVRFTAKANRVGFSAHYAINPARKLYYVYILQTAEKRKAFAFLIKIKLDSEYKDAWVFNGHLGEDSMPVEQPIVEKPIVVEKPVVEQPVVKDSVVETPVVTKVDSSTIVKPVVKKVAKHKFFDFKFLNAENGNEVRGELHFSESEKATQYQAYKANEMIDLPAPRNASSTLFITTVAPGYKVLETTINYKDPLPSSSGTGPDGEIIIPLTLTRAKRGDYIEFNNVSFYRNSVVMQPQFKDEMDGLVDLMKENLAYKVKIHGHCNGTESRDIVTLGTSTKFFESDPGNVKKTGSAKELTDLRAESARRYLVSQGISVERISTKGEGGKEMVYPQTSVYANYNDRIEVEVIRH is encoded by the coding sequence ATGAAGGCATTAACAATTTCGTTCTGGATAATTGCGTTTTCGGCCCTCTGTACTTCGGTCGTGGCACAATCAGCACCCCAGGAATACTATGTAACTATCGGGGTTTTTGCTGTTCAGGACAATGCCGTTCGCTTTACCGCCAAAGCAAACCGGGTCGGCTTCAGTGCTCATTACGCAATTAATCCTGCCCGTAAACTCTATTATGTTTACATACTTCAGACTGCTGAAAAAAGGAAAGCGTTTGCGTTTCTTATTAAGATTAAACTTGATTCAGAGTATAAGGATGCATGGGTTTTCAATGGTCATTTGGGAGAGGATTCTATGCCGGTGGAACAACCTATTGTTGAAAAGCCTATAGTAGTAGAAAAGCCTGTGGTTGAACAACCTGTAGTAAAGGATTCTGTTGTTGAAACTCCTGTAGTTACAAAAGTAGACTCCTCAACAATTGTTAAGCCAGTTGTAAAAAAAGTAGCAAAGCATAAGTTCTTCGATTTTAAATTCCTGAATGCTGAGAACGGAAATGAAGTTAGAGGTGAGTTGCATTTTTCAGAATCAGAAAAGGCTACCCAGTATCAGGCTTATAAGGCAAATGAAATGATTGATTTGCCTGCACCAAGAAATGCATCATCGACATTGTTCATCACTACGGTAGCACCTGGTTATAAGGTTTTGGAAACAACTATCAATTATAAGGATCCGCTTCCATCTTCATCCGGCACAGGTCCTGATGGTGAGATTATCATTCCTCTTACCCTTACCCGTGCGAAGCGAGGAGATTATATAGAATTTAACAACGTCAGTTTCTATCGCAACTCAGTAGTCATGCAGCCACAATTCAAAGATGAAATGGACGGACTCGTAGATCTTATGAAGGAAAATCTGGCCTACAAAGTTAAGATCCATGGTCATTGCAATGGAACAGAATCCCGAGACATCGTCACGCTTGGAACCAGCACTAAATTCTTTGAATCAGATCCTGGGAACGTGAAAAAAACCGGTTCTGCCAAGGAATTGACAGATCTTAGAGCTGAATCTGCAAGACGATATTTGGTGTCACAAGGAATCTCAGTAGAACGCATTTCTACCAAAGGAGAAGGTGGTAAGGAAATGGTTTATCCTCAAACCAGCGTTTATGCCAACTACAATGACAGAATTGAAGTGGAGGTTATACGACACTAA